The following proteins are encoded in a genomic region of Paenibacillus sp. FSL H3-0469:
- a CDS encoding S-layer homology domain-containing protein gives MSKKIRRKALSASMAGVLLLSVITPMPFSNPLQAAPAAIAPAQVTADWYKSYQTMDGVGAAYAYTDSVHMLQLASAGHQDTVRHLLDLTFSEQKGTGHDIVRVIIGDNGGLTTSGATAASPGFNPLTSLLADVSNPGFDIEGNAIPLRGTAGQYGYKIEAENRYYDGNTDSIWPVEPEHAPGTLVPVQDFIWDYPSWNQPIGNDDGGPTNLLSKPGELPVVIKNSPRTRKELFDIDQVWTMLQAQQYGVKQFYACTWTVPYWMSQSNTNSPSKIIRGDIATIDGKPVKIYYQAYADYLVNYIRGMWEQWGIPITHINPFNEVDLAGGSAAYVTELINVYIGPALKKSMQPGGDLYDIKNPDGKLIDFIPQLAAVDGTNLGASLSRGGEVFSQTDPDNALDKNPYLDVFTTHLYGTVGIGTDENKLYHTGDFSKGPLDYTKDGSKYPEYLTKYKLWQAEFMNQDTGDGSAGAYTQRYGNQNINDAVRWSNLMTNMFTSNPGFTGFVWWSMWDSNGADGSDLIRFVTTNSQQEPGRISTLTGEYRLFKRFYSYGHFSRFMNPGDVRFEVTRVPAPDLNVVGFKNPATGDFSMTVSNANNDDSVQPLEFNLKDFPAGTDSVTVFRTSGSENQKKLGTIPVSGGKFVIDIPSASVVTVVPSKGTFAAYQGLDGERDIFSTLEAEGNDNHVPGDSAGQAGRANEAVTLGAGGYLAYNNVNFADGSANGGVVRRHLLYLTAQTKSAQGGKLAAYVLPVGAAASSSADILSQGTRVAEILVPANDSYGKFQTMVDTGDLSAYGHKDFYIVAEPSGAGGTITVDRFLFGAGDSDWSTAANNSVVTIPGNLLLNGDFDTATGSNSDHWSAGRYNNGSFEPAVTGPVLTADTVQSYSGLSRYLKNNSTSKVAGSGKLAGRTAAAEQYDGLWQDLTGKLTKGESYNFKGYFLSMMSRPDSYDVAAEHPGDVEAALVYYDKDGVQLGMDPINGRDMPEPYAAREAGDPAYWQNGKLIGRILEGGPLGLSSFQPADVKVADWHETPNQPFTYNEPAGTAKVILAVYAKDANILYADQMSLTPKAVVSRNLFIDGVQPSDFDEAKYEYKFMVKGNAIPKVTAVTSDPAEHVSISQANNVQGTAVVRFSKGEQVKTYRIFFSTNEVVDFSNGLPAGWEVVNPADPQAALRYSADGAEIQTLKSGTEYPGSHNMLQLPGSADGNWTLTAKLTVDKPLNDPSMGENSQVGLGISGSSSGEFYRINARKVSSNIKVNNSGKIGTESFTNNTNQTNLSGTNYFLRIVKEGNVVQGYFSTNSGSSWITMGSPSTYTPEFFKAAKVQLYGTNTSAVTDFKVTFSGVTLVKTLGETGEIIWPEGSKLEATGITRTGVTLSWPAAMDNLGVTGYRIYNGIDAEPLLVTGIEPVESEAGAVYRYEISGLLPNTQYTFKVEARDAAGSWSKDGPSVIVTTLPGEDITPPVWAEGSTLAASGITSDGLTLTWSATATDDSGIYGYRITNGTGEQAITVTDAVYTETVTGAVYSYQVTGLQPGTTYSFKVEAGDTGGNWSADGPSVPATTLSAADTAPPVWPEGSMFDASKITASGLTLTWTQAEDDTGVTGYRIYKGSEEIAALPGKELRYEVTGLAAGTEYHFSVQAGDEAGNWSKNGPALSVTTLKDSGGPSEPTPTPTTRPTPTPTTRPTPTPTPTPISTPAPTSAPGSMPSSAPTPTPVPGTVGSPAPSPAVTSAPSPVPVSPFQDVQAKYSWASEAIDMLYGLGIITGTSSTKFNPEKNITRADFVLMLVRALGLEAETEVSSASSFADVNQAAYYYEALGIAKQLGIIQGVDGSRFNPKGEITRQDMMVIAARALKAVNKLTVSGSAGDISSYSDRNEVAKYAVDSVAALVRAGIVRGDGISIHPAAATTRAEAAVMTFRMLKK, from the coding sequence ATGAGTAAAAAGATCAGGAGAAAGGCACTCTCGGCTTCAATGGCTGGTGTGCTGCTGTTATCCGTCATTACCCCTATGCCATTCTCTAACCCGCTTCAAGCTGCTCCGGCTGCTATTGCTCCGGCACAGGTAACCGCCGATTGGTACAAGAGCTATCAGACGATGGATGGTGTAGGAGCCGCCTATGCGTATACGGATTCCGTGCATATGCTGCAGCTCGCTTCAGCCGGCCATCAGGATACGGTCCGGCATCTGCTCGATCTGACCTTCAGTGAACAGAAGGGTACAGGCCACGACATTGTCCGGGTGATCATCGGTGACAACGGCGGCCTGACGACTTCCGGGGCTACTGCGGCCAGCCCGGGGTTCAACCCGCTCACCAGTCTCCTGGCCGATGTAAGTAATCCCGGCTTCGACATTGAGGGGAATGCCATTCCCCTGCGCGGAACAGCGGGACAATACGGCTACAAGATCGAAGCGGAGAACCGCTATTATGACGGCAATACCGACAGCATCTGGCCGGTTGAACCGGAGCATGCTCCTGGAACCCTTGTACCTGTGCAAGACTTCATATGGGATTATCCCTCCTGGAATCAGCCGATCGGCAATGACGACGGCGGTCCGACCAATCTTCTCAGCAAGCCCGGTGAACTGCCGGTAGTCATTAAGAACTCCCCGCGTACCCGCAAAGAGCTGTTCGATATCGATCAGGTCTGGACCATGCTCCAGGCGCAGCAGTATGGCGTTAAGCAATTCTACGCCTGCACCTGGACTGTACCTTACTGGATGAGCCAATCCAACACCAATTCTCCCAGCAAAATTATCCGCGGCGACATTGCCACCATCGACGGAAAACCGGTCAAAATATATTATCAGGCCTATGCAGATTATCTTGTCAATTATATTCGCGGCATGTGGGAGCAGTGGGGCATTCCGATAACCCACATCAATCCTTTTAACGAAGTCGATCTGGCGGGCGGCTCAGCCGCTTATGTTACTGAACTGATTAACGTCTATATCGGGCCTGCCTTGAAGAAATCGATGCAGCCCGGCGGCGACCTCTATGATATTAAGAACCCGGACGGCAAGCTCATCGATTTCATTCCCCAGCTTGCCGCTGTGGACGGCACGAATCTGGGCGCTTCCTTAAGCAGAGGCGGTGAGGTGTTCTCGCAGACCGACCCTGATAATGCACTCGACAAGAATCCCTATCTCGATGTATTCACCACCCATCTCTACGGTACAGTTGGCATCGGTACGGATGAGAACAAGCTGTACCACACCGGCGATTTCTCCAAGGGCCCTCTGGATTACACCAAGGATGGAAGCAAGTATCCCGAATATCTGACGAAGTATAAGCTCTGGCAGGCAGAATTCATGAACCAGGACACCGGTGACGGATCGGCTGGCGCGTATACCCAGCGCTACGGCAATCAGAATATCAATGACGCCGTGCGCTGGTCTAATCTGATGACGAATATGTTCACCAGTAATCCGGGCTTCACCGGCTTTGTCTGGTGGAGTATGTGGGACAGCAACGGCGCGGACGGCTCTGACCTGATCCGCTTCGTGACGACCAACTCCCAGCAGGAGCCGGGACGGATCAGCACACTGACCGGTGAATACCGGTTGTTCAAGCGCTTTTACAGCTACGGGCATTTCTCCCGGTTCATGAATCCCGGCGATGTGCGCTTTGAGGTTACACGCGTACCGGCGCCTGATCTGAATGTGGTCGGCTTCAAGAATCCGGCTACGGGCGATTTCTCAATGACGGTATCGAATGCGAACAATGATGACAGCGTTCAGCCGCTGGAATTCAATCTGAAGGATTTCCCGGCAGGAACGGACAGTGTGACGGTGTTCCGCACCTCGGGAAGCGAGAACCAGAAGAAGCTGGGCACGATTCCGGTATCGGGCGGCAAGTTCGTTATTGATATTCCGTCGGCCAGCGTCGTAACGGTTGTTCCGTCCAAGGGAACCTTTGCCGCCTATCAGGGACTGGACGGGGAACGCGATATCTTCTCTACACTGGAAGCGGAGGGCAATGACAACCATGTGCCCGGTGACAGTGCAGGCCAGGCGGGCCGGGCCAATGAGGCAGTGACGCTTGGGGCAGGCGGCTACCTCGCTTACAACAATGTGAACTTTGCAGACGGCTCGGCGAACGGCGGCGTGGTCCGCAGACACTTGCTGTATCTTACCGCCCAGACGAAGTCGGCCCAGGGAGGCAAGCTTGCCGCTTATGTGCTTCCGGTGGGGGCCGCTGCCAGCAGCAGTGCCGATATCCTGTCCCAAGGTACGCGGGTCGCAGAGATTCTGGTACCGGCCAACGACAGCTACGGCAAATTCCAGACTATGGTCGATACCGGTGACCTCAGTGCTTACGGGCATAAGGATTTCTATATTGTGGCTGAGCCGAGCGGGGCCGGGGGTACCATTACCGTTGACCGCTTCCTGTTCGGCGCAGGCGATTCCGACTGGAGTACAGCCGCCAATAACTCGGTCGTGACGATTCCGGGGAACCTGCTGCTGAATGGAGATTTCGATACAGCCACAGGCTCGAATTCCGATCACTGGTCGGCAGGCCGTTACAATAACGGCAGCTTCGAGCCTGCTGTCACCGGGCCTGTGCTTACGGCAGATACAGTGCAGAGCTACTCGGGACTCTCCCGTTACCTGAAGAACAACTCTACCTCCAAGGTGGCCGGGTCCGGGAAGCTTGCGGGCCGCACAGCAGCTGCGGAGCAGTATGACGGCCTCTGGCAGGATTTGACCGGCAAGCTGACCAAGGGAGAAAGCTATAACTTCAAGGGTTATTTTCTCTCGATGATGAGCCGTCCGGACAGCTATGATGTCGCTGCGGAGCATCCAGGGGATGTGGAAGCGGCGCTGGTGTATTACGACAAGGACGGAGTCCAGCTTGGCATGGACCCGATTAATGGGCGCGATATGCCTGAACCCTACGCTGCCCGTGAAGCTGGCGATCCGGCTTACTGGCAGAACGGCAAACTGATCGGACGTATTCTTGAGGGCGGCCCGCTTGGCCTTAGCTCCTTCCAGCCTGCGGATGTGAAGGTGGCGGACTGGCATGAGACGCCTAATCAGCCGTTCACGTACAATGAACCCGCAGGCACAGCAAAGGTAATTCTGGCGGTGTATGCCAAGGATGCCAACATCCTGTATGCCGACCAAATGTCGCTTACTCCTAAGGCGGTTGTCTCCCGCAACCTTTTTATCGATGGCGTTCAGCCGTCTGATTTTGACGAAGCGAAGTACGAATATAAATTTATGGTGAAAGGGAATGCCATTCCGAAGGTTACAGCGGTAACCAGCGATCCGGCTGAGCATGTGAGTATCTCGCAGGCGAACAATGTGCAAGGAACGGCAGTGGTCCGGTTTAGCAAAGGCGAACAAGTGAAGACCTATAGAATCTTCTTCAGTACGAACGAGGTGGTTGATTTCTCGAATGGCCTTCCGGCAGGCTGGGAGGTAGTAAATCCGGCTGATCCGCAGGCGGCACTCCGCTATAGCGCGGATGGTGCAGAGATTCAGACCTTGAAGAGCGGTACGGAGTATCCGGGCAGCCATAATATGCTGCAGCTTCCAGGCTCCGCTGACGGTAACTGGACGCTGACGGCGAAGCTCACCGTTGACAAACCGTTAAATGATCCGTCCATGGGCGAGAACTCCCAGGTGGGTCTTGGCATCAGCGGCAGTTCAAGCGGAGAATTTTACCGGATCAATGCAAGGAAGGTCAGCAGCAATATCAAAGTCAATAATTCAGGCAAAATTGGTACCGAATCCTTCACCAACAACACGAACCAAACCAACTTAAGCGGTACTAACTATTTCTTGCGGATTGTAAAAGAAGGCAATGTGGTGCAGGGCTATTTCTCGACCAACAGCGGCTCTTCCTGGATTACGATGGGCAGTCCGTCCACGTATACTCCGGAATTCTTCAAGGCTGCCAAGGTGCAATTGTATGGAACCAATACGAGCGCAGTAACGGATTTCAAAGTCACCTTCTCGGGGGTTACCCTGGTGAAGACCCTGGGAGAGACGGGGGAAATAATCTGGCCTGAGGGAAGCAAGCTTGAAGCTACCGGTATTACGCGTACAGGGGTTACCTTATCGTGGCCGGCGGCAATGGATAATCTGGGCGTTACCGGCTACCGTATCTACAATGGGATTGATGCCGAGCCGCTGCTTGTAACCGGCATTGAACCGGTGGAGAGCGAAGCCGGAGCCGTATACCGTTATGAGATATCCGGGCTGCTGCCGAATACGCAGTATACCTTCAAGGTGGAGGCAAGAGATGCTGCGGGGAGCTGGAGTAAGGACGGACCGTCCGTTATAGTGACCACCCTGCCGGGTGAAGACATCACACCGCCGGTCTGGGCGGAAGGAAGTACGCTTGCCGCTTCCGGTATCACGAGTGACGGGCTGACGCTGACCTGGTCAGCTACGGCTACAGATGACAGCGGCATCTACGGGTACCGGATTACGAACGGAACCGGAGAACAGGCGATTACGGTTACAGATGCTGTGTACACGGAGACCGTAACAGGTGCTGTATATAGTTATCAGGTAACGGGATTACAGCCGGGTACAACGTATAGCTTCAAAGTGGAGGCAGGAGATACAGGCGGCAATTGGAGTGCCGATGGGCCTTCGGTGCCGGCAACCACACTGTCTGCTGCAGACACCGCACCTCCGGTCTGGCCTGAGGGAAGCATGTTTGATGCTTCAAAGATCACGGCATCGGGCCTGACATTAACCTGGACGCAGGCTGAGGATGATACAGGAGTGACAGGCTACAGAATCTATAAGGGATCGGAGGAGATAGCGGCGTTGCCTGGAAAAGAGCTGCGGTACGAGGTAACCGGGCTTGCTGCGGGAACAGAGTATCATTTCTCGGTGCAGGCCGGGGATGAAGCCGGGAACTGGAGTAAGAATGGTCCCGCCCTATCTGTAACTACGCTAAAAGACAGCGGCGGTCCGTCTGAGCCGACGCCAACACCGACAACAAGACCGACGCCAACACCAACAACAAGACCAACACCGACGCCAACACCGACGCCAATATCTACACCAGCGCCGACATCTGCGCCAGGCTCTATGCCGTCATCTGCACCAACGCCAACGCCTGTGCCTGGAACAGTAGGGTCGCCAGCGCCGTCACCAGCTGTAACTTCGGCACCTTCACCGGTGCCTGTCAGCCCATTCCAGGATGTGCAGGCCAAGTATAGCTGGGCTTCCGAGGCGATTGACATGCTGTACGGGCTGGGTATTATCACAGGAACCTCCAGCACCAAGTTTAACCCGGAGAAGAACATCACAAGAGCGGATTTTGTGCTGATGCTGGTGCGGGCACTGGGACTTGAAGCGGAAACAGAAGTATCATCTGCTTCCAGCTTTGCGGATGTCAATCAGGCAGCCTATTATTATGAAGCATTGGGCATCGCCAAGCAGCTGGGAATCATTCAGGGAGTAGATGGAAGCAGGTTCAATCCGAAGGGGGAAATCACCAGACAGGATATGATGGTCATCGCTGCCAGAGCACTGAAGGCGGTGAACAAATTAACAGTTAGCGGCAGCGCCGGAGATATAAGCAGCTATTCTGACCGGAATGAAGTGGCGAAGTATGCCGTGGATAGTGTAGCTGCTCTGGTTAGAGCAGGCATCGTGCGGGGAGACGGCATATCCATTCATCCCGCCGCAGCCACCACCCGGGCGGAAGCCGCCGTCATGACTTTCCGTATGCTGAAGAAGTGA
- a CDS encoding carbohydrate-binding protein, whose translation MKSKFKKSLLTLLASVTMLSAMVISPPPKVNAASDVTVNLSDQKQVIRGFGGINHPVWIGDLTAAQRETAFGNGANQLGFSILRISVDDNKNNWSKELDTAKAAVAKGAIVFASPWNPPASMTETFNRNGNTSAKRLRYDMYGAYAQHLNDFVTYMKNNGVDLYAISVQNEPDYAETWTWWTPAEMLNFMKNYAGAINCRVIAPESFQYLKNMSDPILNDSQALANMDILGAHLYGTQVNNFAYPLFKQKGAGKELWMTEVYYPNSNNNSANLWPEALEVAYHMHNALVEGDFQAYVWWYIRRQYSPMNEDGSISKRGDSMAQFSKFVRPGYVRVDATKNPNTNVYVSAYKGDNKAVIVAINKSNSAVSQKFVLQNGTASSASTWITDASRKVAAGASINLSNGSFTAQLPALSVTTFVAELGSGGSTGTGTTYEAETGTTLTNAAAETVNAGYTGSGYVNFNAATDAAIQWNSVYCAVAGTKNLKFRYALESGTRNLDVYVNGSKVISNTAFTATGAWSSWGEKTVQVPMIVGNNTVKVVTTGTEGPNVDSITVTAQ comes from the coding sequence ATGAAATCCAAGTTCAAAAAATCACTGTTGACCCTATTGGCTAGTGTGACCATGCTGTCTGCAATGGTAATTTCGCCGCCGCCCAAAGTAAATGCGGCCAGCGATGTGACCGTCAATCTGTCCGATCAAAAACAGGTGATCCGCGGGTTCGGAGGCATCAACCACCCGGTCTGGATCGGCGATCTGACGGCCGCGCAGCGGGAGACCGCCTTCGGCAACGGGGCGAACCAGCTTGGGTTCTCCATTCTGAGAATTTCTGTAGACGATAACAAGAATAACTGGTCTAAGGAGCTGGACACGGCCAAGGCGGCCGTTGCCAAGGGAGCCATTGTCTTCGCTTCACCCTGGAATCCGCCTGCAAGTATGACGGAGACCTTCAACCGCAACGGGAATACCTCAGCCAAGCGGCTCAGATACGATATGTATGGCGCGTACGCCCAGCATCTGAATGATTTCGTGACGTACATGAAGAATAACGGGGTGGACCTGTATGCCATCTCGGTGCAGAATGAACCGGACTACGCAGAGACCTGGACCTGGTGGACGCCTGCCGAAATGCTAAACTTTATGAAGAATTATGCCGGTGCGATTAACTGCCGGGTTATTGCTCCGGAATCTTTTCAATATCTGAAGAATATGTCTGACCCGATCCTGAATGACTCCCAGGCGCTGGCCAATATGGATATTCTGGGGGCGCATTTGTATGGCACACAGGTGAACAACTTTGCTTATCCGCTCTTCAAGCAGAAGGGTGCAGGCAAAGAGCTGTGGATGACCGAGGTCTATTACCCTAACAGCAATAACAACTCGGCCAACCTGTGGCCGGAAGCACTGGAAGTGGCATACCATATGCACAATGCGCTGGTGGAAGGGGATTTCCAGGCTTACGTATGGTGGTATATCCGCCGTCAATACAGCCCGATGAATGAGGACGGCAGTATCAGCAAGCGCGGGGACAGTATGGCCCAGTTCTCCAAGTTCGTCCGCCCGGGTTATGTCAGAGTGGATGCCACCAAGAATCCGAATACCAATGTCTATGTCTCGGCCTACAAAGGCGATAATAAAGCTGTTATTGTAGCGATTAACAAAAGTAATTCGGCAGTAAGCCAGAAGTTTGTCCTGCAGAACGGGACGGCCTCCAGTGCTTCGACATGGATCACGGACGCGAGCCGCAAGGTTGCTGCGGGAGCATCCATCAATCTATCGAACGGTTCCTTTACAGCCCAGCTTCCGGCGCTAAGTGTAACGACCTTTGTAGCGGAACTTGGAAGCGGAGGCAGCACCGGAACCGGAACTACTTATGAGGCTGAGACTGGCACCACACTGACGAATGCCGCCGCAGAGACAGTCAATGCCGGTTATACGGGCAGCGGCTACGTCAATTTTAATGCGGCAACGGATGCTGCGATCCAGTGGAACAGTGTGTACTGTGCGGTGGCCGGGACCAAGAATCTGAAATTCCGCTATGCCCTGGAGAGCGGCACAAGAAATCTGGATGTTTATGTGAACGGCAGCAAGGTCATCAGCAATACCGCGTTTACCGCAACGGGTGCCTGGTCCTCCTGGGGGGAGAAGACGGTTCAGGTCCCTATGATTGTCGGCAACAATACGGTAAAAGTGGTGACTACCGGTACGGAAGGCCCCAATGTGGACAGCATTACTGTGACCGCCCAGTAG